Within the Brassica napus cultivar Da-Ae unplaced genomic scaffold, Da-Ae ScsIHWf_1809;HRSCAF=2445, whole genome shotgun sequence genome, the region AACAGCGGTTAAAGCCAAAGCGAAAGGTAAGTCTTTGTCTGAAGAGTCGTTGGTTGTAGATAAGCTAGAGATTTTCGACGGGTTCATGGATCCTAATATAGAAGTGAACAAGAGGAAGGTGTTAGATAGACTCGGTTCGGATTTAAAGAAGCTGGAGAATCTTCAGATCACTGTGAAAGATTTAACAATCAAAGTCGAAACTGAGGAGAGTGAGGAGTACGCGACGATCAAAGGTCAGCTCAAGGAAGCAGAGGAAGCGGTGGAGAAGCTGTTCAACGTGAACGAGAAGCTGTCCACGAAGGTGGAGTCAGAGAAGGATGGGAACCGAAGCAGGAGGATCTCGGAACACGCGAGAAGAGGTTCGGAGAAGATTGGGAGGTTACAGCTGGAGATACAGAGGATTCAGTTTCTGTTGATGAAGCTtgaaggagagaaagagagtaaaGCTAAGTCTAAGGTCTCAGATACTAAGTCCAAAGTTCTTCTAAGGGATTACATCTATGGTGGATCGAGAAGCGTGAcgatgaagaagacgacgaagaagagGACTGCGTTCTGCGGCTGCGCTCAGCAGTCGACGTCTCCGTGAATGTTATTATTACTTGACTTACAAGTAAAATAAGTTCTCATGTGAAAAATGGTTTAATTTAACAGCGTTATGTTTTTGAACGCAATAGTAGTAAGTAGTGAAAATTTGAATAACAGACAGACTCTTAGCTTTTCGACTTTATTCTtggtgaaaatatattaatgtgagattttaATTTGTAACCATCTTAAACGTTGTTGAATTCCGGTACACCGGAGATTTTCTCCGGTGAGTCCGGTTTAGCTGTTTGGAGCATGTGGTCGCAGGCTGAGACGGCTTCTGCTACCGTGAGATGAATCCAGTCTTTGCCGATGGTCTCTATGAACTTGGACTTGCTTAGCTTCTTCATCAACTCTGCTCCTGGGTTTGCTATCACTAGCTGAGAAAATTAGAGGACCAAAATGTGAAATCAATAGATGTTTGGGGACTTAATCTGAAAGGAAAAAGTTGAAGGACTAACCTTGAGGTCTCTTCGTCCTAGTATTTTGTTGACTTCCTCAAGCATGCTTATACCACTCGTGTCGATGTTCCCCACagctaaaattcatataatataatgtCACATTTTCAAATCAAGATTAAGATGTTTCAAAGTTCGGATCTAACGTTTAAATTGAAAAAACTTATATATCAACTGATTATGCATAATGGTTTTAGAAACTCAAAATAAGCAATCAATGTCTAACCACTCAAATCAAGTATGATGTATTGTAGACTGTTTTCTTCACTCTTTCTCAGtttctcttcctcctcatcGATCCACCTTCCAATTCTAGCAAAACATTGAACATAAACACATCATTTATATATGTGATTCACGTAAGAATAGCTAAGAtttgataaattattataaagtaaataatattataaacctATCTCGCAAGTAGCTAGAGTTGGCGAAGTAAATAGGACCATCGATATGGAGAATGATGAGGCCAGAGAGAGTAGTTGCTTGAGGGTACTGTTCAATGTTCCTATAGATCTCTGTGTTCTGAATCTTTcccattaaaaatatatctttgtcTTCCCAACAACAGTAACCTCAGCACTCACCTGATTTCCACctgaaatttattttcatttttttttttgcttatataaACATGAATTTGTGCTGTAATTATTGCATTATTTAAGTTACTAAATGATATTATAGTCGCGTAGAGGAAGTTATACGTACAGAGAGGATGAGACCAATCTCAATGGTACCAAAAACGACGCCGAGGAAAGCAGAGAGACAAACGAAGAAATCGAACTTGTCGAGTTTCCAAAGATGCATGGCTGCTTCGTAGTCAACGAGTCCGAGCATGGCGGCGATGATGATAGACGACAGAACTACTAACGGCGTATAAAAGAATAATGGCGTTAAGAACAGTAATGTTACTGCTACTGCAACCGCCATCACCACGTTTGATACCGCCGTTTTGCAACCGGCGTTGTAGTTCACCGCGGAACGTGAAAACGGTCCTACATTAAGAaattatttgtgtttttttcattattattatgCATTGTTCTGAAAAACTTTACATAGGTGCAGCTGTTTACACACACTTAAACGGGCTGGtatcattaaaataataataaatgaacagaaacaaaagaaaagtttttttttcaaaagaaaagaattttattattacttttgctccttatcaattttgataaagaatttttttattccaaaatttcttaaattttttaagaaaatgagaAAGTACTATCTCTAAcaaaaattattcataaatggtaaaaatattaagaaatgaATAGAAATTTactatttctattaattaattttttttgtcaccatTTAGAACCTAGATTTTACATGGTCATTATTTTTTCTAGACgatctaaaaattattaaaaaatagaaaatgattatttgtaaattagtttaattaatatattgtattataaaattttgttatgataaataaaaaattctgttATTTCTAAATTATGGAATCTCatactattatttaatatcatttgaagagtaaataaaaatttagttttttttattcaacaTCCGTTTAAttaggctttttttttttgaactctcCGTTTTCTAAACACTGTTATTAGGGACCCCTTTTATTATGTATTGTTATAAGTATAATCATCATTTGACCACCTTGGTGTTTGTATtagtaagaaagaaagaaaaataattacacAAGAGAAATATTCAACTTGCACCAACTCTTCTGATAAGTTAATTATATCCTAATAAGCTGAAAATGAAAAATTGAATGTTACCGGTAGTGAGATAGCAAGAGGAGAAGGAACCAAAAATGTTCATCATCCCAAATGCAATCATCTCTTTGTTACCATCTATGTTGTAATTCTTATACATTGCAAAGCTTCTCCCCACTGCAATTCCTTCCTATTTATAGATAATTTGAGTAGAAGTAATTACAAGCaattaaagaatatatatagagaatttggatatatatatataaaaaaaagtgttacaaaaaaaaaaaatatatatatatatatataaatagtcaatattttatgaaatactCACAGCAAGAGCTAGGACTCCAGTGATAATGCCGGTTTTAAGAGCCAGCGTGACATAAGGTGACGTGAAAACCAGATGTGTGATGGACGGTGGATTAATCCCTTTCTTTAATTCTCCAATCTACTCCCACAACAAACAATAATATTAGTAGTACATTAGCATTTGATCTCAATCATGTCTCTCAGGCTATTTTTTTGTATGCATTGACATGATCGAAACAaagtaataatataaaacattttctattttttcataAAGTATTAGTTTGTAGTgataaagccaaaaaaaaaaacaatttcgcTTGCGTTtagtaaaatatgttataagctgcagtttcattttttttaagctATAAGTGTCAAATATAACGCTAATTAACGCATACgcaaataaataactaaacctAATAGTACGTTTTTGCCGCATGTGCTAgactaagagagagagagaagaaagacgTACAATTTGGATGCCATGGAACTGGGCATGGAGGAAGTAAACGAAGAGGCTTCCAAAAATGACAGAAACAAGTGGAGCCATTGCAGATATCCAGAATAGTTTTGGTCTCTTCTTGCTCTTCAGTTACATTAAtcattttgttatatattatttaaagtaCACATACATGATAATGAAGGTATATACTAATATACgtgtttattttttatacattaatGAAGAAGTTAAAACTTACAATGTACTTGGTTGTAAGAAGGAAAAAGAGGAAAGCAACACCCTAGTATTCCACTCTCC harbors:
- the LOC106439310 gene encoding LOW QUALITY PROTEIN: sulfate transporter 3.2 (The sequence of the model RefSeq protein was modified relative to this genomic sequence to represent the inferred CDS: inserted 2 bases in 2 codons; deleted 3 bases in 2 codons) gives rise to the protein MCKRALHYPQVETPPPHILLKSLKNTLNEILFADDPFRKIRNERRKEKKKIELVLRHFPILEWARGYNLNYLXSDVISGITIASLAIPQGISYAQLANLPPILGLYSSFVPPMVYAIMGXSKDLAVGTVAVASLLTAAMLGKRNMGVAFLFFLLTTKYISKKRPKLFWISAMAPLVSVIFGSLFVYFLHAQFHGIQIIGELKKGINPPSITHLVFTSPYVTLALKTGIITGVLALAEGIAVGRSFAMYKNYNIDGNKEMIAFGMMNIFGSFSSCYLTTGPFSRSAVNYNAGCKTAVSNVVMAVAVAVTLLFLTPLFFYTPLVVLSSIIIAAMLGLVDYEAAMHLWKLDKFDFFVCLSAFLGVVFGTIEIGLILSVRGNQVSAEVTVVGKTKIYLMGKIQNTEIYRNIEQYPQATTLSGLIILHIDGPIYFANSSYLRDRIGRWIDEEEEKLRKSEENSLQYIILDLSAVGNIDTSGISMLEEVNKILGRRDLKLVIANPGAELMKKLSKSKFIETIGKDWIHLTVAEAVSACDHMLQTAKPDSPEKISGVPEFNNV